A DNA window from Desulfurobacterium atlanticum contains the following coding sequences:
- a CDS encoding metal ABC transporter substrate-binding protein, whose protein sequence is MRNLLKGILVLLFIVFAGCNLSENKPLIVSSIPVWKHVAEYIGGRDFRYYSVLKGGESPHGYEIKPSDVLKLKEAKLVIIHGLGLDDWILKGIEDKGKVFNIGELMARKYPEIKKPGYHIWTNPVMMEEVYFEVARKLSEFYPSKEKYYEKRADDYAAMIQQLLQRTDNCLKGVKIKKVIAYHPVWEPLFETIGVECIGYITDNPEKEPGPERIRKLIDRAKAEGIKLVITEKGEGEILAKKVASEIGANVLVLNPLPDDDYVVALSRWCNKICKALKEAYGK, encoded by the coding sequence ATGAGAAATTTACTTAAAGGAATTCTGGTTTTGTTATTTATCGTTTTTGCAGGATGTAATCTCTCAGAAAACAAACCTCTTATCGTTTCATCCATTCCTGTCTGGAAGCACGTTGCAGAGTATATAGGTGGAAGAGATTTTAGATATTACTCGGTTTTAAAAGGTGGAGAGTCACCTCACGGTTATGAGATAAAGCCTTCTGATGTGTTAAAGCTTAAAGAAGCAAAGCTTGTGATAATTCACGGGCTCGGTCTGGATGATTGGATTTTAAAAGGGATTGAGGATAAGGGGAAAGTTTTTAATATTGGAGAATTGATGGCAAGGAAGTATCCTGAGATTAAGAAGCCCGGTTACCATATATGGACAAATCCTGTGATGATGGAAGAGGTTTATTTTGAAGTTGCAAGAAAACTGTCTGAATTCTATCCTTCAAAGGAAAAGTATTACGAAAAGAGGGCTGATGATTATGCAGCTATGATACAGCAGCTTCTCCAAAGAACAGATAACTGTTTGAAAGGTGTAAAGATTAAAAAAGTTATTGCATATCATCCTGTATGGGAACCTCTCTTTGAAACGATAGGGGTTGAATGTATCGGTTATATTACAGATAATCCTGAAAAAGAGCCCGGTCCTGAGAGGATAAGGAAACTGATAGACAGGGCAAAAGCCGAAGGTATTAAGCTTGTGATAACGGAGAAGGGAGAAGGAGAGATTCTTGCTAAAAAGGTTGCTTCTGAGATAGGTGCGAATGTTCTTGTTCTAAATCCTTTGCCCGATGATGATTATGTTGTAGCTTTAAGCAGGTGGTGTAATAAGATATGTAAAGCTTTAAAGGAGGCTTATGGGAAATGA
- a CDS encoding anthranilate synthase component II: MILMIDNYDSFTYNVVQYFGSLGTDIKVVRNDKITVEEIESLNPEAIVISPGPCTPREAGVSVDVIRKFAGKLPILGICLGHQSIGFAFGAKIVRAKKLMHGKASLIRHDEEFLFEGMKNPFSAIRYHSLVIDKDTLPDDFVITAESEDDREIMGIRHKSFPLFGVQFHPESILTEDGIKIIDNFLKQVK; the protein is encoded by the coding sequence ATGATTTTGATGATAGATAATTACGATTCTTTTACCTATAATGTTGTTCAGTATTTTGGCTCGCTTGGTACTGATATTAAAGTGGTGAGGAATGACAAGATAACAGTTGAGGAGATAGAGTCTTTAAATCCTGAAGCAATAGTTATATCTCCGGGGCCCTGCACTCCTCGGGAGGCAGGAGTTTCGGTTGATGTTATAAGAAAATTTGCAGGTAAGCTTCCCATTCTTGGAATATGTCTTGGCCATCAGTCTATCGGTTTTGCGTTTGGAGCTAAAATAGTAAGAGCGAAAAAACTTATGCACGGTAAAGCGTCTTTAATTAGACACGATGAAGAATTTCTATTTGAAGGAATGAAAAATCCTTTTTCTGCGATAAGATATCACTCTCTTGTTATTGATAAAGATACTTTGCCAGATGATTTTGTGATAACTGCTGAAAGTGAAGATGACAGAGAGATAATGGGAATAAGGCATAAATCGTTTCCACTGTTTGGTGTTCAGTTTCACCCTGAATCTATTCTGACAGAAGATGGGATAAAGATAATAGATAATTTTCTGAAGCAGGTAAAATGA
- the truD gene encoding tRNA pseudouridine(13) synthase TruD, giving the protein MKLYAHIKKYPEDFVVEEIPDIEVKSSGKFDVYKLEKRNVSTLESVRLISRFLKIPLKSIGFAGLKDKYAVTTQFITVPSGSLEDRFGFVHENGWRRTESFNKGKTCFFLEKVGKTDEPLSLGKIKGNRFTVKIRNFEKNMRERFYRNLQIVKLFGFANYFGEQRFGSVKSRDDFVLKYLLKGDFETALKVYFLGKEKISFITSWRDIYKTLKPALEEYEKDMIKGLLRGLSAEKAFRILPKNVRLMFNFAFQSFLWNEILALYIKERYPYVQIPFVNNWKLNFYLEVDDLNYLKNLEIPYTGKVYNVKDRLLKRIMEKVFRLRGVEKEFFDREVAGMKVLTDGIRKAVVFPEDFRIVSKTKKDVVLQFKLPPGSYATILLRKLLSV; this is encoded by the coding sequence ATGAAACTTTACGCTCACATAAAAAAATATCCTGAAGATTTTGTTGTTGAGGAGATTCCTGATATAGAGGTAAAATCTTCAGGAAAGTTTGATGTTTATAAGCTGGAAAAACGGAATGTTTCAACCCTTGAATCGGTAAGGTTGATTTCTCGTTTTTTAAAGATTCCTCTTAAAAGTATAGGTTTTGCCGGGTTAAAAGATAAGTATGCTGTTACAACTCAGTTTATCACTGTTCCTTCAGGTTCTCTTGAAGATAGATTTGGATTTGTTCATGAGAATGGCTGGAGAAGGACAGAAAGCTTTAATAAAGGAAAAACCTGCTTTTTTCTTGAAAAAGTGGGAAAGACAGATGAGCCGCTTTCGCTTGGGAAAATAAAAGGAAATCGCTTTACCGTTAAGATACGGAATTTTGAAAAAAATATGCGGGAGCGGTTCTACAGGAATTTGCAGATTGTAAAACTTTTTGGGTTTGCCAACTATTTTGGGGAGCAGCGGTTCGGGAGTGTAAAAAGTAGAGATGATTTTGTTTTAAAGTATCTTTTAAAAGGTGATTTTGAAACAGCTTTGAAAGTTTATTTTTTAGGCAAGGAGAAAATCTCTTTTATCACAAGCTGGCGGGATATTTACAAAACCTTGAAGCCAGCTCTTGAAGAGTATGAGAAGGATATGATTAAGGGGCTTTTGAGAGGTTTATCGGCGGAAAAAGCTTTCAGGATACTTCCAAAGAATGTTCGGCTTATGTTTAACTTTGCTTTTCAAAGTTTTTTATGGAACGAGATTTTAGCCCTTTACATTAAAGAGAGATACCCTTATGTGCAGATTCCTTTTGTAAACAACTGGAAGCTTAATTTCTATCTTGAAGTTGATGATTTGAATTATCTTAAAAATCTTGAAATTCCTTATACCGGAAAAGTTTACAATGTAAAAGATAGGCTGTTAAAAAGGATAATGGAAAAGGTATTCAGGCTAAGGGGTGTAGAGAAGGAGTTTTTTGATAGGGAAGTTGCAGGTATGAAAGTTTTAACTGACGGGATTAGAAAAGCCGTTGTGTTCCCTGAAGATTTTAGAATTGTTTCAAAAACAAAAAAAGATGTTGTTTTACAGTTTAAACTGCCCCCAGGGTCTTACGCCACTATTCTTTTAAGAAAGCTTCTTTCTGTATAG
- a CDS encoding DUF503 domain-containing protein, whose translation MSVSIGYLEIKLYIPYSHSLKEKRMVVKRLKERLKNKFNVAVSEIAEHDMWQTGVLGIVTIATDSRKADETLEKVVGFIERISPGIIESYHKELL comes from the coding sequence GTGAGTGTCTCCATAGGATATCTTGAAATTAAACTTTACATTCCTTACAGCCACTCTTTAAAAGAGAAAAGAATGGTGGTTAAAAGGTTGAAAGAGAGGCTTAAAAATAAATTTAATGTGGCCGTTTCAGAAATTGCAGAACATGATATGTGGCAGACGGGGGTGCTTGGAATTGTCACAATAGCCACCGATTCAAGGAAAGCTGATGAAACCCTTGAAAAGGTGGTTGGATTTATTGAGAGGATATCTCCGGGAATTATTGAAAGCTATCATAAAGAGTTGCTTTGA
- a CDS encoding V-type ATP synthase subunit D — protein MKFTKSKTQLLELKKDLNVMEEGKDILQHKRNVLIKEILKHLDRVEKAREELNIYVQKAYAMLKKAYMEEGRESVKEYVDTTALKGKIEAKEKSFIGIPVPSISYQLDLEKFPVDIVSESIFVDLARTAFIDSVKKVMELAEMEIKAWKMAEELKKTVIRVNAVEKYYIPMYEKAIKEIETALEEQELEFLSTIKKLKEKKSQSNSL, from the coding sequence ATGAAATTCACAAAGAGTAAAACGCAGCTTCTTGAACTGAAAAAAGATCTGAACGTAATGGAAGAAGGAAAAGATATTCTTCAACATAAAAGAAATGTCCTGATAAAAGAAATCCTGAAACATCTTGACAGGGTAGAAAAAGCAAGGGAAGAGTTAAACATTTATGTTCAAAAGGCGTATGCAATGCTTAAAAAAGCGTATATGGAAGAGGGAAGAGAATCGGTAAAAGAGTACGTTGACACCACTGCACTAAAAGGAAAAATAGAAGCGAAAGAGAAAAGTTTCATAGGAATTCCTGTACCCTCCATATCCTATCAGCTTGACCTTGAAAAATTCCCCGTAGATATAGTGTCTGAATCCATATTCGTTGACCTTGCAAGGACAGCTTTTATAGATTCTGTAAAAAAGGTTATGGAACTTGCAGAGATGGAGATAAAGGCGTGGAAAATGGCCGAAGAACTGAAAAAAACAGTTATAAGAGTTAATGCTGTAGAGAAGTATTATATTCCTATGTATGAAAAAGCGATAAAAGAGATAGAAACAGCCCTTGAAGAGCAGGAACTTGAATTTTTATCAACTATAAAAAAACTAAAAGAGAAAAAATCTCAAAGCAACTCTTTATGA
- a CDS encoding V-type ATP synthase subunit B yields MIIEYEGALGIKGSLLAFETVDGTRFGEKVLVRWKNRRVPGRIVELTEKVTLIEILGQTEGIEVNSIRVRFTGKPFTIPVSERMLGRIFNAFGEPMDNLGGIISKKEADINGEAINPAWRNFPNSFVHTGISAIDGLNTLVRGQKLPVFAVSGVPTDKLVAQLVKQIKIPGDNPKTAIILGIIGIKYEIATNLIESIKAGGNFQKTAVFMSLASESCVNHVLVPRAALTLAEYLAFEKEYDVVAVLYDMTNYCDALREMSSRRDEIPGRKGYPGYMYSDLATIYERAGLIKGKKGSLTQIPVLTMPDDDITHPIPDLTGYITEGQIVLDRGLFKKGIYPPINILPSLSRLMNQGISKLQRRWANQIYSAYARSKRVEMLAAIIGESELSDIDRKYLEFGRAFESKFLTQEESEDRSLEETMKIGWKLLAILPDSELTRLKKEEIEAYIR; encoded by the coding sequence ATGATAATAGAGTATGAAGGTGCACTTGGAATAAAAGGTTCTCTTCTTGCGTTTGAAACTGTGGACGGAACACGTTTTGGAGAGAAGGTTTTAGTAAGGTGGAAGAATAGGAGAGTTCCCGGAAGGATTGTAGAACTTACCGAAAAGGTAACTCTTATAGAAATTCTGGGACAGACTGAAGGTATAGAGGTAAACAGCATAAGAGTGAGATTTACAGGGAAGCCGTTTACAATTCCTGTATCAGAGAGAATGCTTGGTAGAATATTTAACGCCTTCGGTGAACCGATGGATAATCTCGGAGGAATAATCTCAAAAAAAGAAGCTGACATAAACGGAGAAGCCATAAATCCCGCATGGAGAAATTTCCCGAATAGCTTTGTCCATACGGGAATTTCTGCAATTGACGGTCTAAACACCCTTGTCAGAGGGCAAAAACTGCCTGTATTTGCAGTTTCCGGTGTCCCGACAGATAAACTTGTGGCACAGCTTGTAAAACAGATAAAAATTCCAGGAGACAATCCTAAAACAGCAATAATCCTCGGCATTATAGGTATAAAATACGAAATTGCAACAAATCTAATAGAAAGTATAAAGGCCGGTGGTAATTTCCAGAAAACTGCTGTATTTATGAGTCTTGCAAGTGAATCGTGTGTAAATCACGTTCTTGTTCCAAGAGCTGCTCTTACACTTGCAGAATATCTTGCCTTTGAGAAAGAGTATGATGTTGTGGCAGTTTTATACGATATGACAAACTACTGTGACGCTTTAAGGGAAATGTCCTCCAGAAGGGATGAAATTCCGGGAAGAAAAGGTTATCCCGGATATATGTACAGCGACCTTGCAACAATCTACGAAAGGGCAGGACTAATAAAAGGAAAAAAAGGTTCCCTCACACAGATACCGGTTCTCACAATGCCAGATGATGACATAACCCACCCAATTCCAGACCTTACAGGTTACATTACAGAAGGGCAGATCGTTCTTGATAGAGGACTGTTTAAAAAAGGTATCTATCCCCCCATAAACATTCTTCCTTCTCTCTCAAGACTCATGAATCAGGGTATAAGTAAACTTCAGAGACGCTGGGCAAACCAGATATATTCAGCCTATGCCCGTTCAAAACGGGTTGAAATGCTTGCAGCAATTATTGGAGAATCTGAATTAAGTGATATAGACAGAAAGTATCTTGAGTTTGGTAGAGCTTTTGAGAGTAAATTCTTAACCCAGGAAGAAAGCGAAGATAGGTCTCTTGAAGAAACTATGAAAATAGGCTGGAAGCTTCTTGCTATCCTGCCTGATTCTGAACTTACACGACTGAAAAAAGAGGAGATAGAGGCGTACATAAGATGA
- a CDS encoding V-type ATP synthase subunit A produces MAKITYISGPIVKAELEGESPKLLEVAFVGEDKLIGEVVAIQENTITIQVYETTDGLKLKEPVKLSGEMLKAVLAPGLLGSIYDGIERPLEKLGERIERGKSVFPVSKDKRWHFVPLKRKGEKINEGEIFGYVTEGNIKHFLTAPLGIKGTIDAIEEGGEYTVEEELLTLDSGQTLTMVQEWPVRFPRKFRKRLNPDIPLITGQRIIDFLFPIAKGGTASIPGGFGTGKTILQQTLAKWCDADIIVYIGCGERGNEMTEVLEEFPELEDPRTGKKLIERTILIANTSNMPVSAREASIYLGITIAEYFRDMGYHVALMADSTSRWAEAMRELSTRMGELPIEEGFPAYLSSRIAGVYERAGFVETLSGSVGSLTIIGAVSPPGGDFSEPVTRHTRRFTSVFWALDKELANARFYPAINYTQSYSAYGGTVRKWWEEIYRNWYELRSWMMKLLQEDDKLQRIVKLLGSEALPEEQKLIVEISHFIKEVFLQQNAFDPIDAYCPPERQIKIAEILKTLYQWWEACLKEKGIPIKILKEQKVVEEILRLRFVEKIPENIIEKIEETYKNLLKSYSEWEK; encoded by the coding sequence ATGGCAAAGATAACTTACATATCCGGACCAATTGTGAAAGCTGAACTTGAAGGAGAATCTCCAAAACTCCTTGAAGTTGCATTTGTCGGAGAAGATAAACTTATCGGAGAAGTTGTTGCAATACAGGAAAACACCATAACAATTCAGGTATATGAAACGACAGATGGGCTGAAACTTAAAGAACCGGTTAAACTGAGTGGTGAAATGTTAAAAGCGGTGCTTGCACCAGGACTTCTTGGTTCAATCTATGATGGAATAGAAAGACCTCTTGAAAAGCTGGGAGAAAGAATAGAAAGAGGAAAATCGGTTTTCCCTGTATCAAAAGATAAAAGGTGGCACTTTGTTCCCCTTAAAAGAAAGGGAGAAAAGATTAACGAAGGTGAAATTTTCGGATACGTAACTGAAGGGAATATTAAACATTTTCTCACCGCTCCTTTGGGAATCAAAGGAACTATTGATGCGATAGAGGAAGGAGGAGAATACACTGTTGAAGAGGAACTTTTAACTCTTGACTCTGGACAAACTCTTACTATGGTTCAGGAATGGCCTGTAAGATTTCCGAGAAAATTCAGAAAAAGACTGAACCCGGATATTCCCCTTATAACAGGGCAGAGGATAATAGATTTTCTCTTTCCGATTGCAAAGGGAGGAACCGCTTCAATTCCCGGCGGGTTTGGAACAGGAAAAACGATTTTACAGCAAACTCTCGCAAAGTGGTGCGATGCTGATATTATAGTTTATATAGGGTGCGGTGAACGTGGAAACGAAATGACAGAAGTTCTTGAAGAGTTTCCCGAACTTGAAGACCCAAGAACAGGAAAGAAACTTATAGAAAGAACAATCCTTATAGCAAACACATCAAATATGCCCGTTTCTGCAAGGGAAGCTTCAATTTATCTTGGAATAACAATAGCAGAATATTTTAGAGACATGGGCTATCATGTAGCTCTCATGGCTGATTCAACATCAAGATGGGCTGAAGCGATGAGAGAACTTTCAACCAGAATGGGAGAACTCCCGATAGAGGAAGGATTTCCCGCCTACCTTTCTTCAAGAATTGCCGGTGTTTATGAAAGGGCAGGATTTGTTGAAACACTTTCAGGAAGTGTCGGTTCTCTTACAATAATCGGAGCAGTATCACCCCCCGGCGGAGACTTTTCAGAACCTGTTACAAGACACACAAGAAGATTCACAAGTGTGTTCTGGGCACTTGATAAAGAACTTGCAAATGCAAGGTTTTATCCCGCTATAAACTATACCCAGAGCTACAGTGCTTACGGTGGAACTGTCAGAAAATGGTGGGAGGAGATATACAGAAACTGGTATGAGCTAAGAAGCTGGATGATGAAACTCCTTCAAGAGGATGACAAGCTCCAGAGAATAGTAAAACTCCTTGGTTCTGAGGCTTTACCTGAAGAACAGAAACTGATAGTTGAAATCTCCCACTTTATCAAAGAGGTTTTCCTCCAGCAAAACGCTTTTGACCCGATAGACGCCTACTGCCCGCCTGAAAGGCAAATAAAGATAGCAGAAATCCTTAAAACACTCTACCAGTGGTGGGAAGCGTGCCTTAAAGAGAAAGGAATCCCTATAAAAATACTTAAAGAACAGAAAGTAGTTGAAGAGATTTTAAGGCTTAGATTTGTTGAAAAGATACCAGAAAACATTATTGAGAAGATAGAAGAAACCTATAAAAACCTTTTAAAATCATACAGTGAGTGGGAAAAATGA
- a CDS encoding V-type ATP synthase subunit F: MRMVFVGTDDECTGFGLAGVETVVVETEREFQQEMLKLLKEPSVAVIVVSEKFVDFFNKSLKEKLGKKALPAVVFVPSFEGVTSKQSLKEFLASVLGIRLQ, from the coding sequence ATGAGAATGGTGTTTGTCGGCACGGACGATGAATGTACCGGTTTTGGACTTGCAGGTGTTGAAACGGTAGTAGTTGAAACAGAAAGAGAGTTTCAGCAGGAGATGCTGAAACTTTTAAAGGAACCTTCTGTGGCAGTTATTGTTGTTTCAGAGAAATTTGTTGACTTTTTTAACAAAAGCTTAAAAGAGAAGCTGGGTAAAAAAGCTCTTCCGGCGGTTGTTTTTGTGCCTTCATTTGAAGGAGTTACATCAAAACAAAGTTTAAAGGAGTTTTTGGCAAGTGTACTCGGAATCAGATTACAGTAA
- a CDS encoding ATP synthase subunit C, translating into MRKTALRTVLLVLFPLTVFAGDAMWAYISAAASVAFSTIAAGAAVGLVGSAAMGAIGERPEISGKAIVFLGLAEGIAIYGLIIAILILGKV; encoded by the coding sequence ATGAGAAAAACAGCATTAAGAACCGTTTTACTTGTCCTATTTCCTTTAACAGTTTTTGCAGGTGACGCAATGTGGGCATATATCTCAGCAGCAGCATCTGTTGCTTTTTCAACTATAGCTGCCGGAGCAGCCGTCGGACTTGTTGGTTCTGCGGCTATGGGCGCCATTGGTGAAAGGCCAGAGATTTCAGGTAAAGCGATAGTGTTCCTTGGGCTGGCAGAAGGTATAGCAATTTACGGTCTCATCATTGCAATTCTAATTCTCGGAAAAGTGTAA
- a CDS encoding V-type ATP synthase subunit I, with translation MLFPEKMFKVTVTIPEKYLDEEIETLGKLGVLHIDDSKKTKIFESELNRVESLISLAKTTLDALGIREEKVKAGEITLTEIPKEIDKAETILNNISKIVDKLSSEGKKIAQKVKDVLTADEVKSTLKEEIDLEKVIKKLKFIKLKIVLIPAETVESLLLTVKSYKGFTVHNQLSEGSVAVAVFYTDDIEDVIEKSIEKTEGRTLNLQDFLSETKEKVLKEKEIFKKQKKEAIDQYGKKVLEILIKLNIMKKILETENLVKRTAEGYVVEGWIPESEKEKLVNNLKHSKVVFSETEDAPVLLKTPKLLKPFEELVTGFAYPSYKELNPTPFFALIFVLLFGVMFGDVGHGIVLAIAGYILSKKTEILKSYGKVLIFCGISSTIFGFLYGSIFGNEHLIHPLLFNPMEEIDKLIMFSLGVGVFVLSLGFLINIFTKFREKEYGEMIAGEGGILWFLIYWFLIGIGIKAVVYKGDVKVELAIVGILLAIAIGYEIYRKKQIFGSFLDAFMALLESITGTVSFVRLGAFALAHAALMLAIFAIGKAISGESGHGIGYWLVMIVGNIIVIVLEALVVSIQTMRLEYYEFFGKFFKGGGKPFKPFKLEEEK, from the coding sequence ATGCTTTTTCCAGAGAAAATGTTTAAGGTTACAGTAACGATACCTGAAAAGTATCTTGATGAAGAGATAGAAACTCTGGGAAAATTAGGGGTTCTTCATATTGATGATTCAAAAAAGACAAAGATATTTGAATCTGAACTTAACCGGGTGGAATCCCTGATTTCTCTCGCAAAAACAACACTTGATGCTCTGGGAATAAGAGAAGAAAAAGTTAAAGCCGGAGAAATAACTCTTACAGAAATTCCAAAAGAGATAGATAAAGCCGAAACTATTTTAAATAACATATCAAAAATTGTGGACAAACTTTCAAGTGAAGGAAAAAAAATAGCCCAAAAAGTGAAAGATGTTCTTACAGCCGACGAGGTTAAATCCACGCTAAAAGAGGAGATAGACCTTGAGAAAGTTATAAAAAAACTGAAATTTATAAAACTTAAAATTGTTTTAATACCTGCTGAGACTGTTGAATCTTTGCTTTTAACAGTAAAAAGCTATAAGGGATTTACTGTTCACAATCAGCTAAGTGAAGGTTCTGTCGCCGTTGCTGTTTTTTACACCGACGACATTGAAGATGTAATAGAAAAATCTATAGAAAAAACTGAAGGAAGAACATTAAATCTTCAGGATTTTCTCTCTGAAACGAAAGAAAAGGTTTTAAAAGAGAAAGAGATATTTAAAAAACAGAAAAAAGAAGCCATAGATCAGTACGGTAAAAAAGTCCTTGAAATACTGATAAAGCTAAATATCATGAAGAAAATCCTTGAGACCGAAAATCTTGTGAAAAGAACTGCGGAAGGATACGTTGTTGAAGGATGGATTCCAGAAAGCGAAAAGGAGAAACTTGTCAATAATTTAAAGCATTCAAAAGTTGTTTTCAGTGAAACAGAGGACGCTCCGGTACTTTTAAAAACACCTAAATTGTTAAAGCCGTTTGAAGAGCTTGTAACAGGATTTGCATACCCGTCCTACAAAGAACTGAATCCTACTCCATTTTTTGCTCTTATCTTTGTTCTACTATTTGGCGTTATGTTTGGAGACGTAGGACACGGCATTGTTCTTGCCATTGCAGGATACATCCTTTCAAAGAAGACAGAAATTCTTAAAAGCTACGGAAAAGTTCTTATCTTTTGCGGTATCAGTTCAACAATCTTCGGATTTCTTTACGGTTCAATTTTCGGGAATGAACACCTTATCCACCCTCTACTTTTCAACCCGATGGAAGAGATAGATAAGCTTATTATGTTCAGTCTCGGTGTTGGCGTATTTGTACTCTCTCTTGGATTCCTTATAAATATTTTCACTAAATTCAGAGAGAAAGAGTACGGCGAAATGATAGCCGGAGAAGGAGGAATTTTGTGGTTTCTGATCTACTGGTTTTTAATAGGTATAGGCATAAAAGCTGTAGTATATAAAGGAGATGTAAAAGTAGAACTTGCGATAGTTGGAATTTTGCTTGCTATAGCAATAGGTTATGAGATATACAGAAAGAAGCAGATATTTGGCTCTTTTCTTGACGCATTCATGGCTCTTCTTGAAAGTATAACAGGAACCGTTTCATTTGTAAGGCTTGGCGCTTTTGCCCTTGCCCATGCAGCCCTTATGCTTGCAATTTTTGCAATAGGAAAAGCTATTTCTGGAGAAAGCGGGCACGGGATAGGTTACTGGCTGGTAATGATAGTTGGAAATATCATAGTTATTGTTCTTGAAGCCCTTGTTGTTTCCATTCAAACTATGAGACTTGAATATTATGAATTTTTCGGAAAGTTCTTCAAAGGTGGCGGAAAACCTTTCAAGCCTTTTAAACTGGAGGAAGAGAAATGA
- a CDS encoding V0D/AC39 family V-type ATPase subunit: MWIAKPVRFSYVNAMCRTIKSTLLDFSVFEKLISATTVGDIIIVIKDTPYGKFVRSVLQDSIEKGLDLYFTYLYEKVTEKLSKNEQAVFSLFFIERKLLKEKKKKLQNRKNAKELFKKLDTQYIKQLKQAILKLDRIDRRDLKTIAGSYFDLINILTVVRLKFIYNFKTDEIRSFIIPFGNFLSQEKAEKILKTDKLSEISLIVPEIFRKPITDFTDMRNQLYNYHISVLKKVWLGYPFKLSVPFALLRLKEIEIKNLKACIEGIRLGLPEQEIKRMLVGV; this comes from the coding sequence TTGTGGATAGCTAAACCGGTAAGATTTAGCTACGTAAATGCAATGTGCCGCACCATAAAATCAACACTCCTTGATTTTTCAGTTTTTGAAAAGCTTATCAGTGCGACAACAGTTGGAGATATCATAATCGTCATAAAAGACACTCCTTACGGGAAATTTGTCCGTTCCGTGCTTCAGGACTCAATAGAGAAAGGGCTTGATCTTTACTTTACATACCTTTACGAGAAAGTTACAGAAAAACTATCCAAAAATGAACAGGCAGTCTTTTCACTCTTTTTCATAGAAAGGAAACTTTTAAAAGAAAAGAAAAAGAAACTTCAAAACAGAAAGAACGCAAAAGAGCTTTTCAAAAAACTTGATACACAATACATAAAGCAACTAAAACAGGCTATACTGAAGCTTGACAGGATAGACAGAAGAGACCTTAAAACAATTGCAGGAAGTTACTTTGACCTTATAAATATTTTAACAGTTGTAAGATTAAAGTTTATATACAACTTCAAAACAGACGAAATCCGCTCATTCATTATTCCTTTTGGAAACTTTCTATCACAAGAGAAAGCTGAAAAAATTTTAAAAACGGATAAACTTTCTGAAATTTCCTTGATAGTTCCGGAGATATTCAGAAAACCCATAACTGATTTTACCGATATGAGAAACCAACTTTATAACTACCATATAAGCGTTTTGAAAAAGGTATGGTTGGGATATCCGTTTAAACTTTCGGTTCCCTTTGCACTTTTAAGACTTAAAGAAATTGAAATAAAAAACCTTAAAGCCTGTATTGAAGGAATAAGACTCGGGCTTCCTGAACAGGAAATAAAACGTATGCTGGTAGGTGTGTAA